GTGTCTCATTTTTGGCACTGCAATGCATCAGCTTTGTGCCGGTTACAAGGGGCTCCTCCCAGTACCCTTCCTCCCCATCCCGCAGCGGGCCGCGCCGCGCACACCCCGTAATGGCGGTGCCCGCAGCAGCGCTGTCCCGCTCTCCCCAGCGGTCGCCTCGTGCCGTCGCCACGGAGACCGGCAGCCACTCAGCGTGCGCGGCGGGACCGCCCCGCCCTTCCGATTGGACGTCGCCTCGTCAATCAGCTCTTCGCCCCGCCTCCCGCCTCCTCCAGGCTTCCACTGCGGAGGGGAATGGCGGCGGTTCGGGGTGGTGCTGCAGGCGTGGCCGGGCGGTTCCGGTGGTTAAGCTGAGCGCCGTCCGTCACGGAGCGGCCCCCGCGTTACAAAGCGGCCCCCAGAGGCGCGTCGCCTGCGTTACGGAGCGGCCTTCTGCCCCCGAGCTCACCGAGGCACCgcggcagcgccccctggctGCAGTGCGGCCACCGCGCAGAGGGCGCTCGGGCAGCGCTCGGCTGGGCGGAGCTGGGGACAAAGCGGCACCTCAGGCGTGCAATGTGGCTTCCGTGGGAGCTACGACAGGTACAGAGAGCACGGTCACACGGGcagagcacattctcagctataaCAGCGCTGTTCTTCAACTCCAGCCACCACCGTCAGCTGCACATTTTCACCTTCTGTCCCCCTCTCCCTTACTTTGGTGTTGTGTTGAAACTGCTTCACAGAGTTGCCAATTCCTTTCCACCAGGAAGGGCTATAAAGTGAGCTGCTGATTCCAAAAAGAGAAATGGTATAAATAACTCAGCTTACATAGACAGAAGTGGGCCTGGGAGTTCAGTTCCACTTTTGAACAGCCTGATGACATACAGACGCCCTGACCTTTTGACCTTCCCTGTTGATTTTAAGTGGCGCATTTAGGTACTTCCTACCCGGTCAGCATCGCACCTCAGTCAGAAACAGTTCACGTTTATATCATCCTCTTTCAGATTTGCTGCCATTCGGTTCTCATAGACTGCACCCTTTTTCCAGTGGGATCGCttctgttttaaaggaaaacaaaacggGGAACTGAATCACGTGTGCTCCAGTTATTGCTCACACAGCAGTGAAGAAATAGTATGGGAGACCGAGATCCCTTAGAGCAGCCGTAGTCAGACACTTACTGGCTGTGTAACGATCCACCTTTCTACTGGAATTGGTAAGTCTGAGCttgttgtattttatatttctattcACCCCCCAGCCCCCCGCTATGGTTTGTTCCAGAATACAGGcactatttatttaaaagagaacGTAATTTTTCTACATTGGCCACCTTTTAGCTTTTATCTTAGCACTGTAACCATTTTCAAAGCAATACAGCGACATTATTAGCTGTTGATGTTCAACAAGGTTTAGATTGCTGAGTACCCTTGTCTCTTTTGAAAACAGTACTTAGTTTCCTGAGTCCCTTAAGAGCCTAAGAAAATGTTGTCTTGTTTTCTGCATGTGTGAATGATTCTGGAGATAAACAGTTCTGCTGATGTAGCTAGAAGAAGGCAGGGTGTACTGTCTGTCTTTGCGCTGGTCTCGCTTGCAAGCATTTCACAATTGCAGCACTAAGTTCAACTTTTGGTGGGGATCAGTGCAATTTAAGCTAAAAATAACCCCACACAACACACTGGGGATGTGTGAAGGTGCTTTAGATATGAAGAAATTAGAAAGACATTTGAAGCACAGCGGAATTTTATTGTGTTCCCCATTCTTCTATAACAAAGTGGTTGCCATCTTCCTTCATATGAATCCTTACCCACTAACAACTCATCTCTCAGCTAGACACAGTGCAGAAGAGATACACAGGTACAGAAGTGTGTTACTAGAGGTGAACAACTTAGTGAATGCCCTTCCTATATCCCCACCTGAGTATCGATGAGATTCTTAgcatgctttttattaaaataaatgttctggagaaaaagcaaagtcacAGTTTGTCTTTACTAAATATACATTGTTCATCTTATAccataattaataaaaatatttggaaacaaatgagcttaaagtatttttctcatctttttttcacTCATAGAACTACATGGAGCTCTGGTGATTGGGCTGTTACTCAGTGCTTGTCATCATGTTGGCAGAAGGCATCTTAACTAGGCTTATATATAAAGATATCTGTCATCAAGATAAGCCTCGCAAATCTCATGCAGCCAAAAAGGATAAAGGGGGAATCTGGAGAGAGAAACTTGGAGACAACCCAAAAATTAAAGGTTCTGATGATGGACTTGAGAATCCAGACAAGATCTCTGCTGAAAGTAACAACAGGGAAAACAAGAATGGTCTTCAACAGAGATCCATGACAGAGTTACCTGCAAAGAATCAGAATACAGCACCGAGGAGAACTGTATCACGGGCTTTGCATATCCCTGATAGAGAACAAAGTAATGAACACATGTATTTGTGTCGATCCTGGTCTTGCAACAGCATTTATCAAAACTACCCTGACTTACATATTGGGGGAGACCACGTGGGAGACCATACATGTGATTCAGGTTGTGTTTTGGACCCTGTGTCTGATGACCTTTCTGACGGCCCCGTTATACTGTCGGTAGATATTCCTCTTGGTCAGTCCCCGCTGTGTGAGCATCCTGAAAAGCCAGGTGAAGATTTCCCGGCTGGAGATGAAGCTGGAGAAAGGAGCATGATGTTCTGTGAGGAGCCTCTTTCAAACTCTCTGCTCAACAACTATATGGAAGCAAAAGTGGCAGAGCTCTATAAGCAGCTTTTTGAAGAATTCTTGACCAGGTGTGGTTCTGTAAGAAACCTCCTCACTTGCAGTTTAATAAGAAGTAATGTGGATCAGATAAGCTTTCAGATATCCCAGGAGCAGAATATAGAAACATCAAAAGCCAGAGAAGTGCTCTTACAGTCTTTAGCTTTGTTTAGTTTGCGCAACGCTACCAATAGAAGTAGCTCTGAGTTTAGTACTCCAAATCTGCAAATATCAAACCCAGCAGGTGtgagaaaaggctgcaggacGTGGTTTGCATCGTGTCTGAACTGCTCAGCTGAAGAGATGAATACAGGCCATATTCCAGGGTCTCACTCTAAGGATTAGGTTGGAAAACAAAAGCGTGTGGGCACCGCAGACTTTTTCAACTGTTTTAGTGCTTAAGCCATACTTTGTCTATGACGATCATTAGCAGAGGAAGTTAAGGTCACCGTTCTCTTTTTTCTCATGCAGGATTTGAAATGCATTCATCTCTAAAATTCTATTTGATTTCCTTGTAAAAATGTGTATGACCTCCTTGTAAGACTGTATGAGTAATGTCCTCGTGTTTCATTGGATTTACTCCTGCAAGAGTAATCAATCAAGGCAGGAGCGCTGCTAAAACTTTCATCTAGGAGGCTGATCCACCCGCCTCTAAGTAAGAGTCTTTGCTGGACTTCGGATTGTGCTATAGAGTTGAAGCTCAAGTTTTGGACATTTGAGTACAAGTTTTGCTTCTGCAAAGCTTGATCCCAATGGctgggaaaatatttcttcGGATTGAAAATCTTGTTGGCAGATGGAGATGCTCAGGACTGAATTATTTGGCGTCTGGAATCATGCACAGGAAAATGTATCAACATGAAGCATCAATCAAGGCACTCATTGCATACGTATGTTTATACTGCATAGATAGATAGGGTATGTCACAGTGAACGCCCAGGTGAGAGAACTGatcaagaaatgcaaaatatttgctgtaaaaatgttttcttttaaataaagctttaCCTCTGATAAAATCAGCTTCCCTTCGGCATATTCTGCATACTGCAGCCTTCCTGGAAAGcttccttcttctccatttggaaatttaaatgtacattttgATATGAAAATGTCATTACTTAGTGTTCAAacctattttcttcttcttctttttgtttcttcttggtAAGCATTTCAACTGGAAATTAATCACTGTATCACCGTTATAAAGTGGTATATTAATTAGACTAATAATTTGTCTGCAGAAGTAAGGAAAGCTCTTCACGTGTGCTGTGACTTGACACGCCTGCAGTTCTGGGTTTGCAATCACTAAAAATCCAATTCCAAAATATACCAACAAACTATACTTATGGAATCACAAGCTCCCAAAACATCTGCTGATGTACTAGTTGTTACCTCATCCAGGTCGTGGTGGCACTCAGTGCATTGCAATGGGATGAGTTGCAGTGCAGAGCTTCTCAGTGAAGCTTGCCATCGAATGGCTGACATAAACCAAACCCGTCGTTGCTTTTGAGACATCTCCTAAACTCTGATGCATAATGTGTGCCTTTTTTACATCTCTGTCAACCCTTCAGAAGAATATGAAAGATCGTGTGATCTCTGCGTAATAATACATCAAATGCAAACATGTTTGTGTTTGTAAATCAAGGCCCTTGACATCCGATCATTCCTTTGAAGAGATCAaaggttttattatttatttctttatttattttaatgcagcaTCTTCAGTTCTTGGGCTTTTTAAAAACCGAGTGCTGGATTTTATAATGAAAGTACCACTGAGCATGAAAGAATACCCCGGAACACTGAGAAGATCAGAATTCACAAGGGATTCACCTTGGAGCTCTCGAATTCAAGTAATTTAGCTTCATTAGTTGCATTTGCTGCAATAGGAACTGTGCGTTAGGGCTTAGAGTTAAAATTGT
This DNA window, taken from Excalfactoria chinensis isolate bCotChi1 chromosome 4, bCotChi1.hap2, whole genome shotgun sequence, encodes the following:
- the LOC140251851 gene encoding TLR adapter interacting with SLC15A4 on the lysosome-like, whose product is MLAEGILTRLIYKDICHQDKPRKSHAAKKDKGGIWREKLGDNPKIKGSDDGLENPDKISAESNNRENKNGLQQRSMTELPAKNQNTAPRRTVSRALHIPDREQSNEHMYLCRSWSCNSIYQNYPDLHIGGDHVGDHTCDSGCVLDPVSDDLSDGPVILSVDIPLGQSPLCEHPEKPGEDFPAGDEAGERSMMFCEEPLSNSLLNNYMEAKVAELYKQLFEEFLTRCGSVRNLLTCSLIRSNVDQISFQISQEQNIETSKAREVLLQSLALFSLRNATNRSSSEFSTPNLQISNPAGVRKGCRTWFASCLNCSAEEMNTGHIPGSHSKD